A genomic stretch from Petrimonas mucosa includes:
- a CDS encoding IS1595 family transposase: MNILDFAINYPDEETCREKFKQQRDQMGVTCRRCNCKEHYWLENKQAYECKRCQARQTLRSGTVMQHSNLPYRYWFVAMHLLTATKGSFSAAEIQRQLGHKRYQPIWEMVNKLRDVMGKRDDKYTLEGAIELDDAFFSTEISVEEKEKPLKRGRGSQKKTKVLVMAESKTVENPKPGKKPKKARYLKMKVINDLKADTITKNVKEHVESTADLTTDDSTSYTKLKEHVHSHTASVVPHEELPNVLPWVHTAISNAKRQLLGVYYKVKPEYLQYYLNQFCYKFNRRYFGENQFDRLLIAAVSCAPDFKSRIYNRNYCG, translated from the coding sequence ATGAATATCCTGGATTTTGCTATAAATTACCCCGATGAGGAAACCTGTCGGGAAAAATTCAAACAACAAAGAGACCAAATGGGAGTTACCTGCCGTCGTTGTAATTGTAAGGAGCATTATTGGCTGGAAAACAAGCAGGCTTACGAATGCAAGCGTTGCCAAGCGCGCCAGACGCTGCGTTCGGGCACGGTCATGCAGCATTCCAACCTGCCATACCGTTACTGGTTCGTGGCCATGCACCTGCTCACGGCTACCAAGGGCTCCTTTTCCGCCGCCGAGATACAGCGACAGCTGGGGCACAAGCGTTACCAGCCCATATGGGAAATGGTCAATAAACTGCGTGACGTGATGGGCAAGCGTGACGACAAGTACACGCTCGAGGGCGCCATCGAGCTGGACGACGCCTTCTTTTCCACCGAGATATCCGTTGAAGAGAAGGAGAAACCGTTGAAACGCGGCCGTGGAAGCCAAAAAAAGACCAAGGTCCTGGTGATGGCTGAAAGCAAAACGGTTGAAAACCCCAAACCGGGTAAAAAACCCAAGAAGGCCAGATACCTGAAGATGAAAGTCATCAACGACTTGAAAGCCGATACAATTACAAAGAATGTCAAAGAGCATGTCGAAAGCACGGCGGATCTGACCACCGATGATTCAACTTCTTACACTAAATTGAAAGAACATGTCCATTCACACACGGCATCCGTTGTTCCACACGAGGAATTGCCTAACGTGCTGCCTTGGGTACACACCGCGATCAGCAATGCCAAACGACAGCTCCTGGGCGTGTATTACAAGGTAAAACCCGAGTATTTACAGTACTACCTCAATCAGTTCTGTTACAAGTTCAACAGGCGTTACTTCGGCGAGAACCAGTTTGACAGGCTGTTGATAGCCGCCGTATCGTGTGCGCCTGATTTCAAATCAAGAATTTACAATAGGAACTATTGCGGATAA
- the tnpA gene encoding IS66 family insertion sequence element accessory protein TnpA encodes MNTNKMNRRFTQHEAFSLIEEYFQSGQRATDFYRSKNMSEWQFYKWRKLYLEVHPEHEASKTPPAKEPSLLQPVTVIGKPSSRRMPRFEIAYPGGVTLRVDEGVTDITLLGELLTF; translated from the coding sequence ATGAACACTAACAAAATGAATCGTCGTTTTACTCAACACGAAGCGTTTTCCCTGATTGAAGAGTACTTTCAAAGTGGTCAGCGGGCCACGGATTTTTACCGGTCCAAAAACATGAGTGAATGGCAGTTTTACAAATGGAGAAAATTGTATCTTGAAGTCCATCCGGAACATGAAGCCTCAAAAACACCCCCTGCAAAGGAGCCATCCCTCTTGCAGCCGGTAACTGTTATCGGCAAGCCGTCCTCCCGGCGGATGCCCCGGTTCGAGATCGCCTATCCCGGCGGGGTAACTCTTCGCGTGGACGAGGGGGTAACCGACATCACGCTACTCGGGGAACTGCTCACTTTTTAA
- a CDS encoding IS4 family transposase translates to MPIYKSNSILSEISVFFKKDDSNSALFTLTDMLKGFNMSEKVLFGSRSKCNSKYSLLQVLELLIMFPCFMIKNPYNYCRSSLSGFFGCEKDVFYRFVNNEIYDWRKILYHFTIQIWNKVRVRSDHKHQTVCLMVDDTDFPKTGRRIENIGRVYSHLRHKTILGFKSLFLGITDGKSQFILDFAILGEKGRKNNFSMSDKELESRFTKDRDEASPVVTRAKEYGESKIQLMITMIKRAIRKGIRFDYLLADSWFTCSEVIRFIRARHIKCHYLGMIKIGKKGVTRYGFEGKELTARALINLLEARGEARRSRKLGCQYITADVRFAGTDVRLYFVKRKKESWNGIMTTNLSLEFLEAYRIYAMRWSLEVFFKETKGLLGMGKCQSRNFAAQLAATTITALQYNLLSLAKRFTSYETIGGIFRDVQHSGMELSVTERIWGIILEMVKIMTGIFSIEEEEIFDAM, encoded by the coding sequence ATGCCGATATACAAAAGTAACTCCATTTTATCAGAAATCAGCGTTTTTTTCAAGAAAGATGATTCAAACAGTGCCCTTTTTACCCTGACGGATATGCTAAAAGGTTTCAACATGTCGGAGAAGGTCCTCTTCGGGAGCAGGAGCAAATGCAACAGCAAGTATTCCCTGCTGCAGGTGCTCGAGTTGCTGATTATGTTCCCCTGTTTCATGATCAAGAATCCTTACAATTATTGTCGATCATCCCTAAGCGGCTTCTTTGGCTGCGAAAAGGATGTTTTCTACCGTTTCGTAAACAACGAAATTTATGATTGGCGCAAGATACTCTACCACTTCACCATTCAAATATGGAACAAGGTTCGCGTGAGAAGTGACCACAAGCATCAAACTGTTTGCCTGATGGTGGACGATACCGACTTTCCCAAAACGGGAAGGCGTATTGAAAACATCGGTAGGGTCTATTCCCACCTGAGACACAAGACGATCCTTGGTTTCAAATCTCTCTTTCTGGGCATCACGGATGGCAAGAGCCAGTTCATCCTCGACTTCGCCATCCTCGGGGAGAAGGGCAGGAAGAACAACTTCAGCATGAGCGACAAGGAGCTCGAATCGCGGTTTACCAAGGATAGAGATGAAGCGTCCCCCGTTGTAACGCGGGCAAAAGAGTACGGGGAGAGCAAGATCCAGTTGATGATAACCATGATAAAGCGAGCCATTAGAAAGGGCATCCGCTTTGACTACCTGCTTGCCGACAGCTGGTTCACCTGCTCGGAGGTGATTCGCTTCATACGTGCCCGGCACATAAAGTGCCATTACCTGGGTATGATCAAGATCGGGAAGAAGGGAGTTACCAGGTACGGTTTTGAAGGGAAGGAACTCACCGCCCGGGCACTGATCAATCTGCTTGAAGCCAGGGGTGAAGCCAGAAGGAGCCGCAAGCTTGGTTGTCAGTATATTACCGCTGACGTTCGCTTTGCGGGCACAGATGTACGTCTCTATTTTGTGAAGAGAAAAAAGGAGTCCTGGAATGGAATAATGACGACCAACCTCTCCCTGGAGTTCCTGGAAGCCTATCGGATTTATGCCATGCGCTGGTCCCTCGAGGTCTTCTTCAAGGAAACCAAGGGATTGCTGGGTATGGGCAAGTGCCAGTCCCGGAACTTTGCTGCGCAGCTTGCCGCAACCACGATCACGGCCTTGCAATACAATTTGCTTTCCCTGGCCAAAAGGTTCACCAGTTATGAGACCATTGGCGGAATCTTCAGGGATGTGCAACACTCTGGCATGGAGCTCTCCGTAACGGAGAGGATATGGGGTATTATCCTCGAAATGGTGAAAATCATGACCGGGATCTTCTCCATTGAAGAGGAAGAGATCTTCGATGCAATGTAA
- a CDS encoding helix-turn-helix domain-containing protein — protein sequence MNNTETNKKSVHQGKNAKLFRETKGIKQEVIAIELNITQQAVSQLEKRRELDDETIEAYARIVGIDEYFIRNMPDNSLPEVTSNFFDQSSQILNFNPLDKLVELYSEKDELYERMLLEKEKVNNYLEKALDKLSK from the coding sequence ATGAATAATACGGAAACCAATAAAAAAAGTGTTCATCAAGGTAAAAATGCAAAGTTATTCAGGGAAACCAAGGGTATTAAACAAGAAGTAATTGCTATTGAATTGAATATTACCCAACAGGCTGTATCCCAATTGGAAAAACGTCGGGAACTTGATGATGAGACAATAGAAGCGTATGCCAGAATTGTGGGGATAGACGAATATTTTATCCGGAATATGCCTGATAATTCTCTACCAGAAGTCACTTCTAACTTCTTCGACCAAAGTTCTCAAATATTAAATTTTAATCCTTTGGATAAGTTAGTGGAACTTTATTCGGAAAAGGATGAGTTATATGAACGAATGCTTTTAGAGAAGGAAAAAGTAAATAATTACCTTGAAAAAGCCTTAGATAAATTATCTAAATAG
- the tnpB gene encoding IS66 family insertion sequence element accessory protein TnpB (TnpB, as the term is used for proteins encoded by IS66 family insertion elements, is considered an accessory protein, since TnpC, encoded by a neighboring gene, is a DDE family transposase.), whose product MFSLNESQRFYLCLSPTDLRKGFDSLCGLVSSELGRDPLGGEVFIFVNRSRTTIKLLHWERGGLVLYHKRLESGRFSLPRVHSSGKGCSILWRDLVMMVEGISMEKTTRRKRFNIAPKTA is encoded by the coding sequence ATGTTCTCACTTAACGAATCCCAGCGTTTTTACCTCTGCCTCTCACCCACCGACCTGCGTAAAGGATTTGACAGTTTATGCGGGCTTGTCTCATCGGAATTGGGACGCGACCCGTTAGGCGGGGAAGTGTTCATCTTTGTCAACAGGTCCAGGACGACCATCAAGCTGCTCCATTGGGAACGGGGCGGGCTCGTGCTGTACCACAAGCGCCTGGAAAGCGGCCGCTTTTCCCTTCCCCGCGTCCATTCTTCCGGCAAGGGATGCAGTATTCTTTGGCGCGATTTGGTCATGATGGTCGAGGGTATTTCCATGGAAAAAACCACCCGCCGGAAAAGATTCAATATTGCTCCAAAAACCGCGTGA
- a CDS encoding RagB/SusD family nutrient uptake outer membrane protein produces the protein MKKIIYLIVFSFTVLTSCDLDDYLNKTPLDSITDVDYWKSASDLQLYVNQFYTMLPQFPSWGGGYLWEDNNSDNMASRFYDNRLAGTNTITTNNGSWDYSRIRSINIMLNKYKEMSVSESEIAPYVGEAYFFRAFAYFNLVRQYGDVPYVSQVLTPDSEELFAARTPRKEVIDYILDDLSQAIEKLPPKAASTRNRINKESALLYKSRVALYEGTWEKYHQETVFGVKGSNGQEYLEIAASAAKQLMDMNTIELYSTGNPEVDYASLFNRDDLSGIGEVLLSRDYNISLNTVHNLQRYTTSGAGTGLTKSLIESYLCEDGKPISLSPLYRGDKSLEMVVENRDPRLRQMIYWKEGEPRRTQNGVPVPGYEFTRPYIDQGGEGGNTTGYMLKKGLDTESRGQLDPNASETSMPIFRYAEVLLNYAEAKAELGTITQNDIDLTINKIRSRAGMPSLNLHSIANDPDWQFPELSPIINEVRRERRVELACEGYRADDLLRWRAHHLIVGKRPLGYWFDKDFWTGVQDSEDNYVDGGPLLIPGKDIFVNEDGYLDPYQKNLPNGFGFKPDRDYLYPVPPAQISLNGELTQNPGWE, from the coding sequence ATGAAAAAAATTATATATTTAATAGTATTCTCCTTTACGGTTCTCACAAGTTGTGATTTGGATGATTACCTGAATAAAACACCGCTTGACTCCATTACAGATGTCGATTATTGGAAGTCTGCATCGGACCTGCAGCTATACGTTAATCAATTTTACACGATGCTGCCTCAATTTCCCAGCTGGGGAGGAGGATATCTGTGGGAAGATAACAACAGTGACAATATGGCAAGCCGCTTTTATGATAATCGTTTAGCCGGAACCAACACGATTACGACAAATAACGGAAGTTGGGATTATTCACGAATCAGGAGCATCAATATCATGTTAAACAAATACAAAGAGATGAGTGTTTCCGAGTCTGAAATAGCTCCATATGTGGGTGAGGCATATTTCTTCAGAGCATTTGCATACTTTAATCTAGTAAGACAGTATGGGGATGTTCCGTATGTTTCGCAAGTGCTGACCCCTGATTCAGAAGAACTTTTTGCAGCACGTACCCCCCGTAAAGAGGTTATCGACTACATTCTGGATGACCTTTCCCAGGCAATAGAAAAACTACCTCCTAAAGCAGCATCAACACGTAATCGCATCAATAAGGAGTCCGCTCTTTTATATAAATCGCGAGTGGCTCTTTATGAAGGAACATGGGAGAAGTATCATCAGGAAACTGTCTTTGGAGTGAAGGGTAGTAATGGACAGGAATACCTGGAAATCGCTGCCTCTGCGGCGAAGCAGCTGATGGACATGAATACCATAGAACTATACTCCACCGGCAATCCCGAAGTTGATTATGCTTCATTGTTTAACCGTGATGACCTAAGCGGTATAGGTGAGGTTTTACTCTCGAGGGATTATAATATTTCGCTGAACACAGTGCATAATCTTCAACGATATACAACGAGCGGCGCCGGAACGGGATTGACTAAATCGCTAATAGAGAGCTACCTGTGCGAGGACGGAAAGCCTATATCTTTAAGCCCGTTATATAGGGGTGATAAATCATTGGAAATGGTAGTGGAGAATAGGGATCCACGATTAAGACAAATGATTTATTGGAAAGAAGGGGAGCCCAGAAGAACCCAAAACGGAGTTCCAGTACCCGGATATGAATTTACCCGGCCTTATATAGACCAGGGCGGAGAGGGAGGAAATACTACCGGTTACATGTTGAAAAAGGGGCTTGACACCGAATCAAGAGGACAACTGGATCCAAATGCATCGGAAACATCCATGCCTATCTTTCGCTATGCAGAGGTACTTTTAAATTATGCGGAAGCAAAAGCGGAGCTCGGGACTATAACACAAAACGATATAGATTTGACAATAAACAAAATTCGTTCAAGGGCAGGTATGCCGTCTCTAAACTTACACTCCATAGCGAACGATCCTGATTGGCAATTTCCGGAACTTTCACCCATTATTAACGAGGTGCGTAGGGAAAGAAGAGTAGAACTGGCGTGTGAAGGATATAGGGCTGATGACCTGCTGAGATGGAGGGCGCATCATTTGATTGTTGGCAAACGTCCTCTTGGTTACTGGTTCGACAAGGACTTCTGGACGGGAGTTCAGGATAGTGAGGATAACTATGTAGATGGAGGCCCTTTGTTAATTCCTGGAAAAGATATTTTTGTGAATGAAGACGGCTACCTTGATCCGTATCAGAAAAATCTACCAAACGGGTTCGGATTCAAACCCGACAGGGATTATTTATATCCGGTTCCTCCTGCCCAAATATCACTGAACGGTGAGTTGACGCAAAACCCGGGTTGGGAGTGA
- a CDS encoding SusC/RagA family TonB-linked outer membrane protein encodes MKQVFLSVKKEIFFLFMWLFSLCLLAQNITVRGTVTDTSGEPLIGVTVQVKGTSVGTVTDIDGTFILSNVPSNATLEISYVGMASQSVAVNGRTTLNIVLQEDAETLDEVVVVGYGVQKKETLTGAIAQVRGEELENRITSNMTSALQGVLANVNVSINNQGGEPGSVPSINIRGYGSLSGSNPLVIIDGVESKLENINPNDVESIAVMKDATATAIFGSRAAFGVLNIKTKRGRDTAGKISVRLNSTFGMNGPVNLPQPASGYEWLYTLDTAFHNAGLTSPITSETLQKARENHEHPGTHPAMTVNPTNPEQFTSYYEAVGNTNWYKVYYKPWALTQKHDINVSGGSQKANYFISGGFYNEDGIYRIGDEKFQRYNFVANIDSKISNWLSLQFNNRYTRRDIDTPHNYSDIGDFHHSVARTWSNMPEKDPNGNYYESYHLLLSQAGRNKRNQNELLNSVNVILEPLKGWKINFETNIRQNFNNQTNHKKTVYSTLADGITKSRSGVSFPNFYLENCSRDFYNTNNLYSNFDLNIAKHKITFMGGMQNEYYYHTSVEGRNDYLVTESVPSLRTATGQIHLSGYKGHWSTLSYFGRINYNFNDKFLFEVLGRYNGSSRFAPGYNWGFFPAFSAGYVISNNDFWEDNLASKVSFLKIRGSMGEVGNQDVANYLYLPTMGINKNLNWIINGARPIYVSAAGLISPDVTWETVRTANIGFDSYFLNNRLSLIYDYFVRETKNMFGPAESLPATLGASAPKRNNADLQTKGFEMQIAWRDKIGDLGYNMAFNLSDNQTTITRYKNDNGVLSDYYVGRKIGEIWGYNTVGIYQSQEEADAGPDQTYFFSRWGEGDIEYADLNKDGKINPGNNTLDDHGDLSIIGNSTPRFSYGINLGLDWKNFDLSVFCQGVGKRDAAPSGNMFYGITGDVWQSSVFVQHLDYWSSENPNAYYPKPYLGTNEHSKNIQTQTRFLQNAAYFRLKSFQFGYTLPVEKKIKFPIEKIRFFITGENLFTLTKMHKTFDPETAFVGAYGSGKAYPLRRTFSFGLNVDL; translated from the coding sequence ATGAAACAAGTGTTTTTAAGTGTAAAAAAAGAGATATTTTTTCTCTTTATGTGGTTATTTTCCTTATGTCTGCTTGCCCAAAACATAACGGTAAGAGGCACGGTAACCGATACCTCGGGAGAACCGTTGATAGGTGTAACGGTGCAGGTGAAAGGAACATCCGTAGGCACAGTTACGGATATCGATGGCACTTTTATTCTTTCAAACGTCCCTTCCAACGCTACTTTGGAAATATCTTACGTGGGTATGGCTTCACAAAGTGTTGCTGTTAACGGAAGAACAACCCTCAATATCGTGTTACAAGAGGATGCGGAGACGCTCGATGAAGTGGTGGTTGTGGGCTATGGGGTACAGAAAAAGGAAACCCTCACAGGGGCCATTGCCCAGGTTAGGGGAGAGGAACTGGAAAACCGAATAACCTCTAACATGACATCTGCATTACAAGGGGTTTTGGCTAACGTAAATGTCTCCATTAACAATCAAGGAGGCGAGCCCGGCTCGGTTCCCTCTATTAATATCCGTGGCTATGGTTCTTTGTCGGGAAGCAATCCATTGGTAATTATTGATGGTGTTGAGTCTAAGTTGGAAAATATAAACCCGAATGACGTTGAATCTATTGCTGTCATGAAAGATGCTACCGCAACAGCTATTTTTGGTTCCAGGGCAGCTTTTGGAGTACTCAACATAAAAACGAAAAGGGGAAGGGATACCGCAGGAAAAATATCGGTCCGGCTTAATTCTACTTTCGGAATGAATGGCCCTGTTAATCTTCCTCAACCTGCTTCAGGTTATGAATGGTTGTACACATTGGATACAGCTTTTCACAATGCAGGGTTAACCTCTCCCATAACAAGCGAAACGTTACAAAAAGCCAGGGAGAACCACGAACATCCCGGGACGCATCCTGCCATGACGGTTAATCCGACTAACCCTGAACAGTTCACCAGCTATTACGAGGCTGTTGGCAACACTAACTGGTATAAGGTTTATTATAAACCGTGGGCACTTACGCAAAAACATGATATCAACGTAAGCGGAGGAAGTCAAAAAGCTAACTATTTCATCTCAGGTGGTTTCTATAATGAAGATGGAATTTACAGAATTGGAGATGAGAAATTCCAACGGTATAATTTCGTTGCGAATATTGATTCAAAAATCAGCAATTGGCTATCGTTACAATTCAACAACAGATACACACGGCGCGATATAGATACACCTCATAATTACTCCGACATTGGGGACTTTCATCATTCAGTTGCCAGAACCTGGTCGAATATGCCGGAAAAAGATCCAAACGGCAACTATTACGAAAGTTATCACTTGTTGTTATCACAAGCGGGCAGGAACAAAAGAAATCAAAATGAATTGTTGAATAGCGTCAATGTTATTCTTGAACCTCTTAAAGGCTGGAAAATTAACTTTGAAACCAATATACGCCAGAATTTCAATAACCAGACCAACCATAAAAAAACGGTCTACAGTACATTGGCGGATGGTATAACTAAAAGCAGGAGCGGGGTTTCTTTTCCGAATTTTTATCTGGAAAACTGTTCCCGTGACTTTTACAACACCAACAATTTATACTCTAATTTTGATTTAAATATCGCAAAGCATAAAATTACTTTTATGGGCGGTATGCAGAATGAATATTATTACCATACATCCGTTGAAGGTAGAAATGATTACCTGGTTACAGAATCAGTCCCGTCCTTAAGGACAGCCACGGGCCAAATTCACCTCTCGGGTTATAAAGGCCATTGGAGCACTTTAAGTTACTTTGGCCGGATAAACTACAATTTCAACGATAAGTTCTTATTCGAAGTACTTGGCAGATACAATGGTTCTTCCAGGTTTGCACCCGGATATAACTGGGGGTTTTTCCCCGCGTTCTCGGCAGGTTATGTAATCTCAAACAATGATTTTTGGGAGGATAACCTGGCATCTAAAGTCAGCTTTTTAAAGATTCGAGGTTCTATGGGTGAGGTGGGTAACCAGGACGTTGCAAATTATTTATACCTGCCGACAATGGGTATAAATAAAAACCTCAACTGGATAATTAATGGCGCTCGTCCCATATACGTTAGTGCAGCCGGATTAATATCACCTGATGTGACGTGGGAAACGGTACGGACAGCAAATATTGGATTTGACTCTTACTTTTTGAATAACAGGTTGAGCTTGATTTATGATTATTTCGTAAGGGAGACAAAAAATATGTTTGGCCCGGCAGAAAGCTTGCCGGCAACTTTAGGAGCATCTGCGCCAAAAAGAAATAATGCAGACCTCCAGACCAAAGGGTTTGAAATGCAAATAGCATGGCGTGATAAAATTGGTGATTTGGGATACAACATGGCTTTTAATCTTTCAGACAACCAGACAACAATTACCAGGTATAAAAATGACAATGGGGTACTGTCTGATTATTATGTAGGACGTAAGATAGGGGAGATCTGGGGATATAATACCGTGGGTATCTATCAAAGCCAGGAAGAAGCTGATGCTGGCCCCGATCAAACATATTTTTTCTCACGGTGGGGTGAGGGGGACATCGAATACGCAGATTTAAATAAGGATGGAAAAATTAATCCCGGAAACAATACGTTAGACGATCATGGCGACTTGTCTATTATTGGAAACTCAACTCCGCGCTTTAGCTACGGTATTAATCTTGGACTTGACTGGAAGAATTTTGATTTAAGTGTTTTTTGTCAGGGTGTTGGCAAGCGTGATGCAGCACCGTCGGGTAATATGTTTTACGGAATAACAGGAGACGTATGGCAAAGCAGTGTTTTCGTTCAACATCTGGATTACTGGAGTTCGGAAAATCCGAACGCTTATTATCCAAAACCCTATTTAGGTACGAATGAACATTCAAAAAACATTCAGACTCAGACTCGTTTTCTGCAAAATGCAGCTTACTTCAGGTTGAAGAGTTTTCAATTTGGATATACACTCCCGGTAGAAAAAAAGATAAAATTCCCAATTGAGAAAATCAGATTTTTTATCACGGGTGAAAACTTATTTACACTAACCAAGATGCATAAAACATTTGATCCTGAAACTGCATTTGTTGGGGCTTACGGATCGGGAAAAGCTTATCCCCTGAGAAGAACTTTTTCGTTTGGATTAAATGTTGATTTATAA
- the tnpC gene encoding IS66 family transposase, whose amino-acid sequence MKTSNTELNDQVVISRGEYNELLSIKSDCEYLRFQLSELKRMLYGVRSERFRSEKTDDGQLDLFAGTRDSLRDIQPKAEANKETITYEREKTREKPVRSRLPEHLRREEEVIEPDLIPDGAVKIGESVTELLEYKPADVYVRVIIRPKYVVPGTEGEGCVTVAPMPSLPIVKGNAGAGILSHICASKFIDHLPFYRQAEIFKRQKIPVAESTLKGWYAAVCRLLEPLHDTLIHEIMKRDYLQVDESPIPVLTSDKPGATHKGYMWVFHAPVEGMACFRYGKSRSGDVAAGFLDGYRGALQTDAYAGYDQYKDAEHITLLACMAHSRRKFEHAKENSPSRSRQALDLFAKLYRVEKRAREEKMPFEERHRLREQQSIPVMEELKRWLEDQRGQVLPKSPIGIAVAYTLKIWDRLERTMTDGKFEIDNNEIENKIRKLALGRRNYLFCGSHEGAERNAMMYSFFACCREAGVNPTRWMTDVLNRIPDHHANKLEELLPHNWKENILG is encoded by the coding sequence ATGAAAACAAGCAATACGGAATTGAATGACCAGGTTGTTATTTCCCGCGGGGAATATAACGAATTGCTGTCCATCAAGTCCGATTGCGAATACCTGAGGTTTCAACTCTCCGAGCTAAAACGGATGCTTTACGGTGTGAGAAGTGAACGCTTCAGGTCGGAAAAAACCGATGACGGGCAATTGGACCTCTTTGCCGGCACGCGGGATTCACTTCGCGATATTCAGCCAAAAGCGGAAGCGAACAAGGAAACGATCACTTACGAACGCGAAAAGACACGCGAAAAGCCTGTCCGGAGCCGTCTTCCCGAGCACCTGCGACGGGAAGAGGAGGTGATTGAACCTGACCTTATCCCCGATGGAGCCGTCAAGATAGGGGAGTCTGTCACCGAGCTGCTGGAGTACAAGCCCGCCGACGTTTACGTGCGGGTTATTATCCGTCCCAAGTACGTGGTGCCGGGCACGGAAGGTGAAGGCTGCGTTACTGTAGCCCCCATGCCCTCGTTGCCCATCGTGAAAGGAAATGCCGGGGCGGGCATTCTCTCCCATATCTGCGCGAGCAAATTCATCGACCACCTCCCGTTCTATCGCCAGGCCGAGATATTCAAGCGGCAAAAGATACCGGTTGCCGAGTCGACGCTCAAGGGCTGGTACGCCGCCGTCTGCCGCTTGCTTGAGCCGTTACACGATACACTGATCCATGAAATAATGAAACGCGACTACCTTCAGGTGGACGAGTCCCCGATACCTGTTCTTACCTCGGATAAGCCCGGTGCCACGCACAAGGGGTACATGTGGGTGTTTCATGCCCCCGTGGAAGGCATGGCGTGCTTCAGGTACGGAAAATCCCGCTCGGGGGATGTCGCCGCCGGATTTCTTGACGGGTACCGCGGCGCGCTCCAAACTGACGCGTACGCGGGGTATGACCAGTATAAGGACGCGGAGCACATCACACTTTTGGCATGCATGGCCCATAGCCGGCGAAAATTTGAACACGCCAAGGAGAACTCGCCATCGAGATCGCGTCAAGCCCTTGACTTGTTCGCGAAACTCTACCGGGTAGAGAAACGGGCACGCGAAGAAAAGATGCCATTCGAGGAACGGCACCGGCTGCGCGAACAACAATCAATACCGGTGATGGAAGAGCTGAAACGATGGCTGGAAGACCAGCGGGGGCAAGTCCTGCCTAAATCTCCCATAGGAATCGCGGTTGCCTACACTCTGAAAATTTGGGACAGGTTGGAAAGGACGATGACGGACGGCAAATTCGAGATAGACAATAACGAGATTGAAAATAAAATCCGGAAACTTGCCCTGGGACGCCGTAACTATTTATTCTGCGGGAGCCACGAGGGAGCCGAGCGTAACGCGATGATGTATTCTTTCTTCGCCTGTTGTCGCGAAGCCGGCGTGAATCCAACGCGATGGATGACTGATGTCCTCAACAGAATACCCGATCATCACGCGAATAAACTGGAAGAGCTGCTCCCACACAATTGGAAAGAGAATATCCTTGGATAA